In the Apodemus sylvaticus chromosome 3, mApoSyl1.1, whole genome shotgun sequence genome, tatggtgtttgttgtttgtttgtttgtttgtccagacagggtttctctgtgtagccctggctcctagaacccactctgtagaccaggctttctccaaactcacagagatcttgctacctctgcttcctgagtgtcaGGAATAAAGATGtttgccaccactgtccagcaatTATGGTGTTTTATAGCAATATAaaccccgggggggggggggctggagagatggctcagtggttaagagcaccgactgctcttccgaaggtcctgagttcgaatcccagcaaccacgtggtggctcacaaccatctgtaatgagatcagatgccctcttctggtacatctgaagacagctacagcgtacttacatataataaatatatcttatatttatatatatataccccaACTAAGGCAAAACTCGGTACGGTGTCTACTGTGGTGAATCTGATTCAGTGTTTTTTGGGGGGATTGTGGAAGCATCTGATGTTTGGGCTGGAAGAGCCACGGAGGGCCTCGGCCCTCAGAGGGCTGCTCCGTGGGATCCTCGAAGACGCTGagagcaaggcagagagagactgcGAACGACGGACACCTGACTCGTGAAATTCCAGAGGGAAGTTTTTTGAGTCCCTTAGAGACCCTATCAAGGCCATTCGATATCTTGAATTAAGGATCGCTAAAATGCAGGGTGTGTTGATGCACACCTTgaatccagcactggggaggtggagacaggtggatctctgtgagttccaggatagccagggctacatcgtaagactctgtctcaaaacaaaacacatgactACGTGAAACCTTTGCTTGGCTGGCACAATTAACGCTGgccagctggggctgaagaagtCAGCTGTAATCTGGGAgaggccagcatcactgagatgacaTCTTCTGTGTCAGCATCCAGAACCCGTGGTCCAGAAGGGATCAAAGCTCTACCTTGTgctggcagacaaactttgtCCCGTGAAAGCAGCGTGTTCCACATGTCGCTGGCTTTGAAGGCACGGAGAGGCTATGgggaacagctgaggcttggcgcTATGTAACGGGTTCCTGAAGAGAGGTCCAGAAAAACCACTGATGAAGGTGCAGCCTATTGCAGTAGAAGGCCCAGGGTTGAAAGGGTcccaaggagaaactgaggcttggtGCCATATGGCAGAATTGGAATCCCTGAAGAGATCCCAGGAGATGCTATTGAAGGTGCTGCAGtgaccccgtgtgtgtgtgtgtgtgtgtgtgtgtgtgtgtgtgtgtgtgtgtgtgtgtgtgtgttggggtgtcctgAGTGTCATGACACCCACACAGCCTCTAGTCTGTACCTTCAGCGACAGCTGCCGGTACTGAGAACAAGAACAGTGCCTGAGCTTCAAACTTCGCCGAGCGGCTAGATTCAGGAAAGCCGCCATACTCAGCATCCACAATCATTATTCCCGCCCTGGAGTGAACAGGGCAAAGGCTTTGCTTTTGGAAAACACAGTGCAGCTGGTGATAGGGCGACACCTGCTGGTCGGAGGGAGATGTGCAGCCCCAGGCTTCTCCCCCAAGGAGAGAGCCTCTCTTACTCTTACCAGATTCTTCCAAGAGGAGAGGGCAGAGTGTACCCAGTTTTCCCAGTGGACACGAGTCTTTTATATTACACTATCTCTCTCCTTGGCCTGAGCTAATGGCCAGCCCCTCAGCTTCCTCCCTGCCTACCCGTGCATGTCCTGTAGTCAAGAGAGCCAGAGTTCAGTAGtccttcttcaaaaaaaaaaattttttttttttgagacagcgtttcttaGTGTatccctcactgtcctggaactcaggctgtagaccaggctggcctcgaactcagagatgtgcctgcttctgcctcccaagtgctgggattaaaataaaggcgtgcaccactaagAAACATTCTTTAAATGGTTTTTATGAGTATACTAGGAAAGTACTCTACTACTGGGCTGTGTCCAGCCCCCAATGGAAGCACTATCTTTTACCCATTTCACAGAATAGAGAACAAAATCCCAAGAAGGCGAAGGAAGGCCCTTGAGGTCTCACACAGTCTGACGTGAGATTACCTTCTAGTTGGGGAAAGAGACACTCAGTGCACAGAtaacaaaatggagagagcagagAGGTAGAGGAGACTCACTACACCCGGCACGGCAGGTCACCGTAGTCATCTGGGTTCTGCTGATAGAacttccagaacttgggaggcagaggcaggtggatctctgagttcgaaacCAGCTTGGGTCTACAGATCAAACTCCAAGActtccaggactacagagaaaccctgtctttaaaaaaaaaagtttcttcatCCCGGCGATATGAATACTGCTATTTCCCTTAAGTACAGTAAacaatatacatgtgtatgtgtatatttctttGCCATGCGCACTTTAACTTCAGGATTTGAGATGCATAGGCAAGAGGATCTctttgagttagaggccagcctggtctacagagtaagtttcaggacaaccagggctacacagagaaactctgtctcaaaaacaaaacaaaaacaacaagaaaagttATGGCCAAGCGGGCCAACACAcatgtagtcccagcactcggggcaAGTGGCGGCAGAATTGTCCAAGAAAGGGACCCGTCTGGTTTAGGTCATGAATTCTGGCCATCCAGGGCTAAGTATCAAGGTTCGGTTCTATCACCCATAAACACCCTAAATAAGCAAGTAGCATGGTCCTTAAACAAGCCAGTAAACTAGGACGGGAACAAGCTCATTTTGTCCTGTACCGCTAGGGGGCGGTGTTAGCCCGCTGTCCTCACCAATTCCGCCTGtgactctgcctttctctgcctcactTCTTATTTGAGATACGCCAGGCTAACCACAAACttcctgtgtagccaaggatgaccctgcaTTTCTGGTCCTCTTAAATGTCTCTCCGAGTGCCGGGGTTTCACACACGCCAGGCAAGCTCTCCACCAGCGGCGCTGTGCTGCATGCCAAACCATCTttccttcttcattcctttcttaaAACAGGGCCAGCCTTGCTGACCTGGAGGTccccatgtagctgaggatgactttggatCTGGTGGTCCTCCTTCCGCCTCCAAACACTGGGGTGACAGGCCTGTCACTATGCCCGGCATGGTGACACATGACACACTGCCTTTCTACATATTACTCTtcctcactttttaaaaacagactctcggccgggcggtggtggcgcacacctgtaatcccagcactctgggaggcagaggcaggcggatttctgagttcgaagccagcctggtctacagagtgagttccaggacagccaggactatacagagaaatcctgtctcaaaaaaaaaaaaaaaaccaaaaaaaaaaaccaaaaaaacaaaacaaaacaaaacaaagcatcgtttttatttatttggtcacTGTTCAACCCTTCTCCCGGTCCAAGCTTCTAGGAGACCAAGGGGGGCAGTggaggcggggcggggcggggtcaTGGGCGGGGCGGGGTCATGGGcggggcggcagcagcagcagcgcccAGGACAAGTAGAAGGTGCTTGGTTGGCATCATGCCTGACCCCAGGGGAGAGCatgacagaggaggaggaagaggacagaggCAACACTGACTCTAATGTCTTTCAGTACATCTAGTGTGTCTTCTTAGCTTCAGGCTCCAAACACTCCCGCATTCCCAGCCCCGCCCCGGCCCCGCCCACCCCGACAGATCCTGTCAAACTATTCCACCGGGCCGCAGAGACAGGACAGGGCCTTCAGTGAGTGCTTGACCTTCTCCCGGGTTGACTGCTTCTCAGGAGCTCCAGCCTTCAAGGAGCTCCCCTTGACTTTAGGATCATTCTGGGGACCGGGTAGGCTGGCAGGAAGGGACTCTGGAGCCCCGGGTCCTGTGCAGGGTGGCGAGTTATCCTTGGCTCCATCAAGGGGTCTCCCAGGCAGTGTGTTTGTTCCACAGAACATAACAAACGTCTTCATGGGCGGGGTGATACGTCCCTGGTTGGCTCTCGGTGCTTGGGGCGGCCCCGTGGGTGCTGCCAGGGAGACTTGTTTTCCAGTTGCACAGTCGATAAGGAAAGTGACGTGTGCTGCGGGGACCGCCCTGTGGGGGCTGGCCGGCTGCATACCTGAAAGGAAAGGGCCGGAAGCTTGGGTTGGCACAGCCGACtaagtgtgtgtgcaggcacCCGTGTGCCGTGATCTGCATGTGGG is a window encoding:
- the Srarp gene encoding steroid receptor-associated and regulated protein; protein product: MASSKDPRNQRASLKDSSVESTSGMQPASPHRAVPAAHVTFLIDCATGKQVSLAAPTGPPQAPRANQGRITPPMKTFVMFCGTNTLPGRPLDGAKDNSPPCTGPGAPESLPASLPGPQNDPKVKGSSLKAGAPEKQSTREKVKHSLKALSCLCGPVE